A portion of the Gossypium arboreum isolate Shixiya-1 chromosome 8, ASM2569848v2, whole genome shotgun sequence genome contains these proteins:
- the LOC108467957 gene encoding uncharacterized protein LOC108467957 isoform X1 encodes MMICCCSQNLRDAFQACLRDYDKLLYVAVILIYIQIGCAITGSLGALYNGVLLANLGIALFALVAIESGSQSLGRAYAVLLFCAILLDISWFILFSHDIWNISKETDGGEEGESRGMLFIFSVRLTLAMEMVGFFVRLWSSLLWIQIYRLGVSNVGNPSDLRDPDFDLRNGFLSPSTPSNPLLRQCSHNESDDALGGAIYDPAYYYSLFEDRQQCNRNSFTGHNNGIGESGSASGAETSLLKPSPVRTHLGIDEENDTKLPQTV; translated from the exons ATGATGATTTGTTGTTGCTCTCAGAATCTGAGAGATGCGTTTCAAGCTTGTCTTCGTGATTATGATAAGCTTCTTTATGTTGCCGTCATCCTCATTTACATCCAA ATTGGGTGTGCCATAACCGGATCCCTCGGCGCATTGTACAACGGTGTGTTATTGGCCAATTTAGGCATCGCCTTGTTTGCTTTGGTTGCCATCGAGAGTGGTAGTCAAAGCTTGGGCCGAGCTTATGCCGTTTTACTCTTTTGCGCCATTTTGCTTGACATTTCATGGTTTATCCTCTTTTCCCATGATATTTGGAACATCTCGAAAGAGACCGACGGCGGCGAAGAAGGGGAGAGCCGtggaatgttgtttattttcTCGGTCAGGTTAACACTTGCAATGGAGATGGTGGGGTTTTTCGTGAGATTATGGTCATCTCTTTTATGGATTCAAATATATAGACTTGGGGTTTCAAATGTAGGCAATCCTTCTGATCTAAGAGACCCTGATTTTGATTTGAGGAATGGTTTTCTAAGCCCTTCAACCCCTTCCAATCCCTTACTTAGACAGTGCTCTCATAATGAATCTGATGATGCTTTAGGAGGTGCCATTTATGATCCTGCTTATTACTATTCTCTCTTTGAAGATCGTCAGCAATGTAATCGAAATTCTTTTACG GGTCATAATAATGGTATTGGTGAAAGTGGATCTGCTTCAGGTGCCGAAACTTCTCTGCTAAAGCCATCACCTGTTAGGACTCATCTGGGTATTGAT GAGGAGAATGATACAAAGTTGCCTCAAACTGTTTGA
- the LOC108468846 gene encoding uncharacterized protein LOC108468846: MEGIRCSSVLSCYYSSKTHFKLRHQALEHCFLSLPPPPPRHPASRPKVRISLPSMALQVQDQQSFHKSKEMLPKIDKSGRFCSPRAARELALLIVYASCLQGSDPIRLFEKRINAAREPGYEFDKASLLQYNHMSFGGPPVTTHSVEEADELLRSDEQDSAIEAEVLSAPPKLVYSKLLLSFTRKLLVAIVDKWDNHVLAIDKVVPSNWKNEPAGRILELSILHLAMSEITVLGTRHPIVINEAVDLAKRFCDGAAPRIINGCLRTFVKDLAGTSTAQTSNSKLEVPLQV, from the exons ATGGAGGGAATACGGTGTAGCAGCGTTTTAAGCTGTTACTACTCTTCTAAAACCCATTTCAAATTACGCCATCAAGCGTTGGAACATTGCTTTTTGAGCTTGCCGCCACCGCCGCCTCGGCACCCTGCAAGCCGCCCCAAAGTTCGAATTTCACTCCCTTCCATGGCGCTTCAGGTCCAAGACCAACAATCTTTTCATAAATCCAAAGAAATGCTCCCAAAAATAGACAAAAGTGGCCGCTTTTGCAGTCCAAGAGCCGCCCGGGAGCTTGCTTT ATTAATAGTTTATGCCTCGTGTTTGCAAGGGTCGGACCCTATTAGGCTGTTTGAGAAGCGAATTAATGCAGCCAGAG AACCTGGCTATGAATTTGACAAGGCTTCGTTATTGCAATACAACCACATGAGCTTCGGAGGGCCTCCGGTCACTACACATTCTGTTGAAGAAGCAGATGAGCTTTTACGCAGCGATGAGCAGGATTCCGCCATTG AGGCAGAAGTTCTTTCGGCGCCTCCAAAGTTGGTGTACAGCAAGCTTCTTTTGAG TTTCACAAGGAAGCTTTTGGTTGCAATTGTGGACAAATGGGACAATCATGTTCTTGCTATTGATAAAGTTGTGCCATCAAATTGGAAG AATGAGCCAGCTGGTAGGATTTTGGAGCTTAGTATTCTTCACTTAGCAATGTCAGAGATAACCGTTCTCGGAACCCGGCACCCAATTGTCATTAACGAG GCTGTTGATCTTGCGAAACGATTCTGTGATGGGGCGGCTCCACGAATAATCAACGGGTGCCTACGGACTTTTGTGAAGGATCTTGCCGGGACCAGCACGGCTCAGACCTCAAACTCAAAACTGGAAGTGCCTCTTCAAGTATGA
- the LOC108488060 gene encoding putative nuclear RNA export factor SDE5, with protein sequence MKVDSKEMLMSLFWGEEFESSSRNEDCMYKDMEDFLFKMLGEEFRLERDAIQEVLNRCGYNMQKVVDAFVKGDQDQANKILEQEH encoded by the exons ATGAAAGTGGACTCAAAGGAGATGCTAATGTCTTTGTTTTGGGGTGAAGAATTCGAATCCAGTAGTCGGAACGAGGATTGTATGTACAAGGATATGGAAGATTTTCTTTTCAAGATGCTAGGAGAGGAATTTCGATTGGAAAGGGATGCGATTCAAGAAGTTCTGA ATAGATGTGGATACAACATGCAAAAG GTTGTTGATGCTTTTGTTAAGGGGGATCAAGATCAAGCAAACAAAATTCTCGAACAG GAACACTGA
- the LOC108470096 gene encoding glucosidase 2 subunit beta-like yields MRSYSIFILLLFCIASFIRSSSSSAPKHTFLGISPQDEDYYKSSSDSIKCKDGSKKFTKSQLNDDFCDCPDGTDEPGTSACPTAKFYCRNAGHVSLFLFSSRVNDGICDCCDGSDEYDGRVKCPNTCWEAGKVARDRLVKKINTYKEGVTLRTKEIEQAKIAIAKDEAELTKLQNEEKLLKGIVEELKERKEQIEKAEEKERLQKEKEENEKQKAEEALRENEKAEEEGKVENEKVEQEANSEDKPKENTDDDDKFGNIEDSFVNEDPKVDENEGEPTSKVETSDSSETEAVPFNKEEDHAVKNKHESASHRHNDDSTVSTEIDQDAGSKVSPDEDKKAESDTSETTEGLSREELGRLVASRWTGEGTENKGGTKADTDDIHEETPKDEHDEEEYDNYASDSDEDTAKYEDDIDDDVEDEPDESYEEENHDDTTSYKDDLDDEPYLPETSPSSDPSWFEKIQKTVKNVLDAVNIFKTPVNISDAAHVRKEYDESSAKLSKIQSRISSLTQKLKHDFGLEKEFYAFYDRCFEIKQNKYVYKVCPYKQASQEEGHMTTRLGRWDKFEDAYKMMVFSNGDKCWNGPDRSMKVKLRCGLKNELTDVDEPSRCEYVALLATPAVCLEDKLKELQHKLDLLNKEQPQEHDEL; encoded by the exons ATGAGATCATATTCCATTTTCATTCTCCTTTTGTTTTGCATAGCTTCATTTATTagatcatcatcttcttcagctCCCAAACACACTTTTCTTGGAATTTCTCCTCAAG ATGAGGATTACTACAAATCATCATCAGATAGCATTAAATGCAAAGACGGATCCAAGAAATTCACCAAATCTCAGCTCAATGATGATTTCTGCGATTGTCCTGATGGCACCGATGAacctg GTACATCCGCTTGCCCTACTGCAAAATTCTACTGCAGAAATGCTGGACATGTTTCACTGTTCTTGTTTTCTTCCAGAGTCAATGATGGGATCTGCG ATTGTTGTGATGGGAGTGATGAGTATGATGGTAGAGTGAAGTGTCCCAATACATGTTGGGAGGCTGGTAAAGTGGCTAGAGATAGGCTGGTGAAAAAAATCAATACTTATAAGGAGGGGGTTACATTGAGAACTAAGGAAATCGAACAGGCTAAGATAGCAATAGCTAAAGATGAAGCAGAACTAACAAAGCTTCAAAACGAGGAGAAATTGCTGAAGGGCATTGTTGAAGAGCTTAAAG AACGTAAAGAACAGATAGAGAAGGCAGAGGAGAAAGAAAGGTTGCaaaaagagaaggaagaaaatgagAAACAAAAAGCAGAGGAAGCTTTAAGAGAAAATGAGAAAGCTGAGGAGGAAGGGAAGGtggaaaatgaaaaagttgagcaAGAAGCGAACAGTGAAGACAAACCCAAAGAaaatactgatgatgatgataaatTTGGTAACATTGAGGATTCTTTTGTAAATGAG GACCCCAAAGTAGATGAGAATGAAGGCGAACCAACAAGCAAAGTTGAAACAAGTGATTCTTCCGAAACTGAAGCAGTTCCTTTTAATAAGGAAGAGGAC CATGCGGTGAAAAATAAGCACGAGTCTGCTTCACACAGACACAATGATGATTCCACTGTTTCAACTGAAATTGATCAAGATGCTGGTAGTAAAGTATCACCTGATGAAGACAAGAAAGCA GAGAGTGACACATCTGAAACTACAGAAGGACTGTCGAGGGAAGAGTTAGGTCGCCTTGTTGCTTCCCGTTGGACTGGAGAAGGTACTGAGAATAAAGGGGGAACAAAAGCTGATACTGATGACATCCATGAAGAAACGCCCAAGGATGAACATGATGAAGAAGAATACGACAACTATGCTTCTGATAGTGATGAGGACACTGCAAAATATGAAGATGATATAGATGATGATGTAGAAGATGAACCAGATGAGAGTTATGAAGAGGAGAATCATGATGATACAACTTCGTACAAAGATGACTTAGATGATGAACCTTACTTGCCAG AAACAAGTCCCTCAAGTGATCCATCTTGGTTTGAGAAGATACAAAAGACAGTTAAGAACGTTCTAGATGCTGTTAATATATTCAAAACTCCAGTAAATATATCAG ATGCGGCTCATGTACGTAAGGAATATGATGAATCCAGTGCCAAGTTATCTAAAATACAGTCAAGGATATCAAGTTTGACACAAAAGCTAAAACATGATTTTG GACTGGAGAAGGAGTTCTATGCATTCTATGATCGTTGTTTTGAGATCAAGCAGAACAA GTATGTTTACAAAGTTTGCCCATACAAACAAGCTTCTCAGGAGGAGGGCCACATGACAACCCGTTTAGG GCGTTGGGACAAATTTGAGGACGCATACAAGATGATGGTATTTTCAAATGGTGATAAGTGCTGGAATGGTCCAGATCGAAGTATGAAG GTGAAATTAAGATGCGGTTTGAAAAATGAGCTCACCGATGTTGATGAACCAAGCCGTTGCGA ATACGTTGCTTTATTGGCCACTCCAGCTGTCTGCCTGGAAGATAAGCTGAAG GAGCTGCAACATAAACTAGATTTGTTGAACAAAGAGCAACCTCAGGAACATGATGAACTTTGA
- the LOC108465550 gene encoding CRM-domain containing factor CFM3A, chloroplastic/mitochondrial, with protein MTLFHPTTTTKTTFLDSFQTSLSRFHGLPHPFFRYSSFHFPLKTLNFCANNHTITSNSQIHPNPESKTKGFPTFSSNWLDNWNKTHKRNGPKPPKTVFNYRKDGNLWSLSYSKSDNNGSGSSSTMEKIVEKLKKFGYIGEENEQKEEQPRKVIERGSIEDMFYVEEGMLPNTRGGFSKESPLGMETEFGSDGEIMFPWEKRKEEQEEGKWTARGDNKASLAELTLPESELRRLRNLTFRTKSKMRIKGAGVTQEVVDTIHEKWKTMEIVRLKVEGAPALNMKRMHEILERKTGGLVIWRSGTSISLYRGVSYEVPSVHLNKQIYKRNEMSTYSSPLVSDKTEDPSDLVPHKDVAPPQTNSETATEEHKNTEPLPEIKYEDEVDKLLEGLGPRYADWPGCDPLPVDADLLPGIVPGYQPPFRVLPYGVRSSLGVKEATSLRRLARVLPPHFALGRSRQLQGLAVAMTKLWEKSSIAKIALKRGVQLTTSERMAEDLKKLTGGILLSRNKDFLVFYRGKNFLSADVAEALLERERLAKSLQDVEEQARLRASALFAQSTEVAEQSGAAGTLGETLDADARWGKRLDDHHKEKVLKEAEILRHANLVRKLEKNLAFAERKLLKAEQALSKVEDYLKPADRQADPESITDEERFMFRKLGLRMKAFLLLGRRGVFDGTIENMHLHWKYRELVKIIMKAKNFDQVKKVAIALEAESGGVLVSVDKISKGYAIIVYRGNDYERPSTIRPKNLLTKRRALARSIELQRREALVKHISALQAKVEKIRSEIDQMHSMDARGDEEFYDRLDSSYPSDDDDDTEEEGDEAYLGTYDGENDGEEENDDLHLETNFPFHNQHQES; from the exons ATGACTCTATTTCATCCAACAACAACAACGAAAACAACCTTCTTGGATTCATTTCAAACCTCTCTCTCCAGGTTCCATGGCCTCCCTCACCCTTTTTTCAGGTACAGTTCTTTTCATTTCCCTctcaaaaccctaaatttttgtGCTAATAACCATACCATAACTTCAAACTCACAAATTCACCCAAATCCAGAAAGCAAAACCAAAGGTTTTCCCACCTTTTCAAGTAATTGGTTAGATAATTGGAACAAAACCCACAAAAGAAATGGGCCTAAACCGCCGAAAACAGTGTTCAATTATAGGAAAGATGGGAATTTATGGAGCTTGTCTTATTCAAAGAGTGATAACAATGGGAGCGGCAGCAGCAGTACAATGGAGAAAATAGTggagaaattgaagaaatttgGGTACATTGGAGAGGAAAATGAGCAGAAAGAAGAACAACCAAGGAAAGTGATTGAAAGAGGGTCTATAGAGGATATGTTTTATGTGGAAGAAGGAATGTTACCAAATACTAGAGGTGGGTTTTCAAAGGAGTCACCTTTGGGGATGGAAACTGAATTTGGAAGTGATGGGGAAATAATGTTTCCATGGGAAAAGAGGAAGGAAGAACAGGAAGAAGGGAAGTGGACAGCAAGAGGAGATAACAAGGCTTCATTGGCTGAATTAACTCTGCCTGAGTCTGAACTTAGGAGGTTAAGGAACTTGACATTTCGGACAAAGAGTAAAATGAGAATTAAGGGTGCTGGTGTTACTCAAGAAGTGGTTGATACAATTCATGAGAAGTGGAAGACTATGGAGATTGTGAGGTTAAAGGTTGAGGGGGCACCTGCTCTTAATATGAAAAGGATGCATGAAATATTGGAG AGAAAAACTGGAGGATTGGTAATTTGGAGGTCCGGGACGTCCATTTCTTTATATAGAGGTGTGAGTTATGAGGTTCCTTCAGTGCACCTGAACAAACAAATATATAAGAGAAATGAGATGTCTACATATTCATCACCCCTGGTGTCTGATAAAACTGAGGATCCATCCGACTTGGTGCCTCATAAAGATGTGGCTCCACCTCAAACTAACTCTGAAACTGCTACTGAGGAGCATAAAAATACAGAGCCATTGCCAGAAATAAAGTATGAGGATGAAGTAGACAAGCTGTTAGAGGGCCTAGGTCCCAGGTATGCAGATTGGCCAGGATGTGACCCGTTACCAGTTGATGCTGATTTGCTTCCTGGAATAGTTCCTGGATATCAGCCTCCATTTAGAGTACTTCCTTATGGAGTAAGATCTTCTCTTGGGGTAAAGGAAGCAACGTCTTTGAGGAGACTTGCCAGAGTTCTTCCTCCACATTTTGCTCTAG GTAGAAGTAGGCAACTCCAAGGTCTGGCGGTGGCCATGACTAAATTGTGGGAAAAAAGTTCTATTGCAAAGATTGCACTTAAACGAGGAGTACAACTGACTACCAGTGAGAGAATGGCTGAAGATCTCAAG AAATTGACAGGGGGCATTCTTCTCTCTAGAAACAAAGACTTCTTGGTCTTCTACAGGGGAAAGAACTTTTTGTCTGCAGATGTTGCTGAAGCATTATTGGAAAGGGAAAGATTGGCCAAGTCCCTGCAAGATGTGGAGGAGCAGGCACGGTTAAGAGCGTCAGCTTTGTTTGCACAAAGCACTGAAGTAGCTGAGCAATCAGGAGCTGCAGGTACCCTCGGAGAAACTTTGGATGCAGATGCTAGATGGGGAAAGAGGTTGGATGATCATCATAAGGAAAAAGTGTTGAAGGAAGCAGAAATCTTGAGGCATGCGAACCTAGTCAGGAAACTTGAAAAGAACTTGGCTTTT GCTGAGCGAAAGCTATTGAAAGCTGAACAAGCTTTATCTAAGGTTGAGGATTATTTAAAACCAGCTGACCGGCAGGCAGATCCAGAAAGTATAACTGATGAGGAAAGGTTTATGTTTCGCAAGCTGGGTTTAAGGATGAAAGCTTTCTTACTTCTTG GTAGACGTGGAGTTTTCGATGGTACTATAGAAAACATGCACTTGCACTGGAAATACAGGGAATTGGTAAAGATCATCATGAAGGCTAAAAATTTTGATCAGGTAAAAAAGGTTGCAATAGCACTCGAAGCTGAAAGTGGTGGAGTTTTGGTTTCAGTTGATAAAATCTCCAAAGGATATGCCATAATTGTTTACCGAGGAAATGATTATGAGCGACCTTCTACAATTAGGCCAAAGAATCTTTTAACGAAGAGGAGGGCTTTGGCACGTTCAATTGAGCTTCAAAGACGCGAG GCTCTTGTGAAGCATATTTCAGCTCTGCAGGCTAAAGTGGAGAAAATAAGATCTGAAATA GATCAAATGCACAGTATGGATGCCCGAGGAGACGAGGAATTCTACGACAGATTAGATTCTTCATATCCTAGTGACGATGATGATGACACCGAg GAGGAAGGAGATGAGGCATATCTTGGGACATATGACGGTGAAAATgatggagaagaagaaaatgaCGATCTTCATTTAGAAACAAATTTCCCTTTCCATAACCAACACCAGGAGTCATGA
- the LOC108467957 gene encoding uncharacterized protein LOC108467957 isoform X2, translating into MMICCCSQNLRDAFQACLRDYDKLLYVAVILIYIQIGCAITGSLGALYNGVLLANLGIALFALVAIESGSQSLGRAYAVLLFCAILLDISWFILFSHDIWNISKETDGGEEGESRGMLFIFSVRLTLAMEMVGFFVRLWSSLLWIQIYRLGVSNVGNPSDLRDPDFDLRNGFLSPSTPSNPLLRQCSHNESDDALGGAIYDPAYYYSLFEDRQQCNRNSFTGHNNGIGESGSASGAETSLLKPSPVRTHLGGE; encoded by the exons ATGATGATTTGTTGTTGCTCTCAGAATCTGAGAGATGCGTTTCAAGCTTGTCTTCGTGATTATGATAAGCTTCTTTATGTTGCCGTCATCCTCATTTACATCCAA ATTGGGTGTGCCATAACCGGATCCCTCGGCGCATTGTACAACGGTGTGTTATTGGCCAATTTAGGCATCGCCTTGTTTGCTTTGGTTGCCATCGAGAGTGGTAGTCAAAGCTTGGGCCGAGCTTATGCCGTTTTACTCTTTTGCGCCATTTTGCTTGACATTTCATGGTTTATCCTCTTTTCCCATGATATTTGGAACATCTCGAAAGAGACCGACGGCGGCGAAGAAGGGGAGAGCCGtggaatgttgtttattttcTCGGTCAGGTTAACACTTGCAATGGAGATGGTGGGGTTTTTCGTGAGATTATGGTCATCTCTTTTATGGATTCAAATATATAGACTTGGGGTTTCAAATGTAGGCAATCCTTCTGATCTAAGAGACCCTGATTTTGATTTGAGGAATGGTTTTCTAAGCCCTTCAACCCCTTCCAATCCCTTACTTAGACAGTGCTCTCATAATGAATCTGATGATGCTTTAGGAGGTGCCATTTATGATCCTGCTTATTACTATTCTCTCTTTGAAGATCGTCAGCAATGTAATCGAAATTCTTTTACG GGTCATAATAATGGTATTGGTGAAAGTGGATCTGCTTCAGGTGCCGAAACTTCTCTGCTAAAGCCATCACCTGTTAGGACTCATCTGG GAGGAGAATGA